Proteins from a genomic interval of Actinoalloteichus hymeniacidonis:
- the ftsY gene encoding signal recognition particle-docking protein FtsY — MSTTLIWVLVIALVVLAAALITGVALVRRRRIRLSDAEAEKPTEQLRPAQRGGGYQAGGGFNLSATTAAPPVERTEVDGQPGVGDDASVPRDSHRQGIVDVTLPAGDVAAPTEQAAPEQAAPEQAAPEQAAPEQAAPEQAAPAPAETEQQTPGTTDTGATTTEPPTTPVPVQPAEPPTTPVPAQPQAAPQAPPAVTTDAASTETVVPTEVEEIAPTEGRLERLRGRLSRSRSAFGQGLLGLLGAGDLDEDSWTDVEDTLLLADLGALTTSEVVGKLRERIASRGVRTAGQVRELLTEVLVEALHPEMERSVRALPHSGRPAVVLVVGVNGTGKTTTTGKLARVLVADGRHVLLGAADTFRAAAAEQLVTWGTRVGAEVVRGREGADPASVAFDAVKQGTTLGADAVLVDTAGRLHTKAGLMDELGKVKRVVEKQAEVDEVLLVLDATTGQNGLTQARVFSEVVDVTGIVLTKLDGTAKGGIVFQVQRELGVPVKLVGLGEGPDDLAPFEPAAFVNALLY, encoded by the coding sequence GTGTCGACCACGTTGATCTGGGTTCTCGTCATCGCTCTCGTCGTGCTCGCCGCAGCGCTGATCACCGGTGTGGCGCTGGTGCGACGACGACGCATTCGCCTGAGCGATGCCGAAGCCGAGAAGCCGACCGAGCAACTGCGTCCCGCCCAACGCGGGGGTGGTTACCAGGCTGGTGGCGGCTTCAACCTGTCGGCGACCACTGCGGCACCCCCGGTCGAACGCACCGAGGTCGACGGGCAGCCCGGCGTCGGTGACGACGCCTCGGTGCCCAGGGATTCGCATCGGCAGGGCATCGTCGACGTGACCCTGCCCGCAGGGGATGTCGCCGCGCCGACGGAGCAGGCCGCGCCCGAGCAGGCCGCGCCCGAGCAGGCCGCGCCCGAGCAGGCCGCGCCCGAGCAGGCCGCGCCCGAGCAGGCCGCGCCCGCTCCGGCGGAGACCGAGCAGCAGACCCCCGGCACGACCGACACCGGCGCGACCACCACGGAGCCGCCGACCACCCCGGTGCCCGTCCAGCCCGCCGAGCCGCCCACGACGCCGGTGCCCGCCCAACCGCAGGCCGCGCCGCAGGCGCCCCCGGCCGTGACCACCGATGCAGCTTCCACCGAGACCGTGGTCCCGACCGAGGTCGAGGAGATCGCCCCGACCGAGGGACGGCTGGAGCGACTCCGGGGACGCCTCTCGCGCAGCCGGTCGGCCTTCGGTCAGGGCCTGCTGGGTCTGTTGGGCGCGGGCGATCTCGACGAGGACTCCTGGACCGACGTCGAGGACACGCTGCTGCTCGCGGACCTGGGTGCCTTGACCACCAGCGAGGTGGTGGGCAAGCTCCGGGAACGCATCGCCTCGCGTGGCGTGCGGACCGCCGGGCAGGTGCGTGAGCTGCTGACCGAGGTGTTGGTCGAGGCCCTGCACCCGGAGATGGAGCGCTCGGTGCGGGCACTCCCACACAGCGGTAGGCCCGCCGTCGTCCTCGTGGTCGGCGTCAACGGCACCGGCAAGACCACCACGACCGGCAAGTTGGCCAGAGTGCTGGTCGCCGACGGTCGGCATGTGCTGCTCGGTGCGGCCGACACCTTCCGTGCGGCGGCTGCGGAACAGCTGGTGACCTGGGGAACCCGAGTCGGTGCGGAGGTCGTTCGGGGTCGCGAGGGCGCCGACCCGGCCAGCGTCGCCTTCGACGCCGTCAAGCAGGGCACCACCCTGGGCGCGGACGCCGTTCTCGTCGACACCGCGGGCCGCCTGCACACCAAGGCGGGCCTGATGGACGAGCTGGGCAAGGTCAAGCGTGTGGTCGAGAAGCAGGCCGAGGTGGACGAGGTGCTGCTCGTCCTCGACGCCACCACCGGCCAGAACGGGCTCACCCAGGCCAGGGTGTTCTCCGAGGTCGTCGATGTGACCGGCATCGTGTTGACCAAGCTGGACGGCACGGCCAAGGGCGGCATCGTCTTCCAGGTGCAGCGTGAGCTCGGCGTCCCGGTCAAGCTGGTCGGCCTCGGTGAGGGACCGGACGACCTCGCACCCTTCGAACCCGCCGCCTTCGTCAACGCCCTGCTCTACTGA
- a CDS encoding D-Ala-D-Ala carboxypeptidase family metallohydrolase yields the protein MLRMLGRMGVLLAALVMAMGTVSVVSAPEAHAYNWTRTLRQGDSGADVRELQIRVAGYAAAGASRTALTIDGDFGPATEGAVRRFQGAYGLGIDGVVGPNTQSRLNWLESSDGSTRHFNFSEFHSKDGAGFNNGRVGASTVRENIRRLMYKLEAIRKKSGDRPITINSGFRSVSHNSAVGGASNSQHMYGIAADIVVSGRSVSQTIGYAQSSGFSGIIRYSTFTHVDSRAEYSYGSRAWYWAI from the coding sequence ATGTTGAGAATGCTCGGACGCATGGGCGTCTTACTCGCCGCGTTGGTGATGGCGATGGGCACGGTGAGCGTGGTGAGCGCGCCGGAGGCGCACGCCTACAACTGGACCCGCACCCTGCGTCAGGGGGACAGCGGTGCCGACGTGCGGGAATTGCAGATCCGCGTGGCGGGCTACGCGGCGGCGGGCGCGTCTCGCACCGCGTTGACCATCGATGGTGACTTCGGTCCGGCCACCGAGGGCGCCGTCCGGCGGTTCCAGGGCGCCTACGGCCTCGGAATCGACGGTGTCGTCGGTCCGAACACGCAGTCCCGGCTCAACTGGTTGGAGTCCTCCGACGGCTCGACCAGGCACTTCAACTTCTCGGAGTTTCACTCCAAGGATGGGGCGGGATTCAACAACGGCCGGGTCGGTGCGTCCACCGTGCGGGAGAACATCCGTCGGCTGATGTACAAGCTGGAGGCCATCCGCAAGAAGTCCGGTGACCGGCCGATCACCATCAACTCCGGTTTCCGCAGTGTCTCGCACAACAGCGCCGTCGGCGGCGCGTCCAACAGTCAGCACATGTACGGCATCGCCGCCGACATCGTGGTCAGCGGCCGGTCGGTCAGCCAGACGATCGGCTATGCGCAGAGCTCCGGTTTCTCCGGCATCATCCGCTACTCCACGTTCACCCACGTCGATAGCCGCGCCGAGTACTCCTACGGCTCGCGGGCCTGGTACTGGGCCATCTGA
- a CDS encoding ammonium transporter: MDSGNTAWVLTSAALVMLMTPGLAFFYGGMVRSKSVLNMIMMSLGSMGVVGLLWVLFGYSMAFGNDVGLGLLGNPIEYFGLNGLWDPESLSGSIPTLAFVGFQAMFAIITVALISGAVADRIRFGPWLLFAGLWAVVVYFPVAHWVFAFSDEEAGVVGGWIANTLGAIDFAGGTAVHINAGAAALALALVLGKRRGWPQEPMRPHNLPMVVLGAALLWFGWFGFNAGSALAADGTAALVLVNTLVATGAAMLSWLLVERIRDSHATTLGAASGIVAGLVAITPAGSSVSPLGAIAIGLVSGALCALAVGLKYRFGYDDSLDVVGVHLVGGLVGTLLIGLFGDSSTPAGVDGLFFGGGLELLGIQAVGAIAVLAYSFVVSLLLALLVKAVIGLRVPAEAEDAGVDESEHAEGGYELAGFAVSRVAAQQPGGAEPAPVSTRQDPTQPQQAFEGSKQ; encoded by the coding sequence ATGGATAGCGGCAATACTGCGTGGGTGCTCACCAGCGCGGCCCTGGTGATGCTCATGACCCCGGGATTGGCATTCTTCTACGGCGGCATGGTCCGCTCGAAGAGCGTCCTGAACATGATCATGATGAGTCTCGGCAGCATGGGCGTGGTCGGCCTGTTGTGGGTGCTGTTCGGGTATTCGATGGCCTTCGGAAACGATGTGGGTCTCGGCCTGCTGGGCAACCCGATCGAATACTTCGGCCTCAACGGTCTATGGGATCCGGAATCGCTGTCCGGCTCGATTCCCACGCTGGCATTCGTGGGTTTCCAGGCGATGTTCGCCATCATCACGGTGGCGTTGATCTCGGGTGCGGTCGCGGATCGGATCAGATTCGGCCCCTGGTTGTTGTTCGCCGGTCTCTGGGCCGTGGTGGTGTATTTCCCGGTCGCCCACTGGGTCTTCGCCTTCAGCGACGAGGAAGCGGGTGTGGTCGGCGGCTGGATCGCCAACACGCTCGGTGCGATCGACTTCGCGGGCGGCACCGCGGTGCACATCAACGCGGGCGCCGCCGCGCTCGCCCTGGCGTTGGTGCTCGGTAAGCGTCGGGGCTGGCCACAGGAGCCGATGCGCCCGCACAACCTGCCCATGGTGGTCCTCGGCGCGGCGCTGCTGTGGTTCGGCTGGTTCGGTTTCAACGCCGGGTCGGCATTGGCCGCGGACGGCACCGCAGCGCTGGTCCTGGTCAACACGTTGGTGGCCACGGGCGCGGCCATGCTCTCGTGGCTCCTGGTGGAACGCATCAGGGACTCCCACGCCACGACACTCGGTGCCGCCTCCGGCATCGTGGCGGGGCTGGTGGCCATCACCCCGGCCGGTTCCTCGGTCTCGCCGCTCGGAGCCATCGCGATCGGACTCGTCTCGGGTGCGCTCTGCGCCCTGGCGGTCGGCTTGAAGTACCGCTTCGGCTACGACGACTCGCTCGACGTCGTCGGCGTCCACCTGGTCGGTGGCCTGGTAGGCACGCTGCTCATCGGACTGTTCGGCGACAGCAGCACCCCGGCAGGCGTGGACGGACTGTTCTTCGGCGGCGGCCTCGAACTACTGGGCATCCAGGCCGTCGGTGCCATCGCGGTGCTGGCCTACTCCTTCGTGGTGAGCCTGCTGCTGGCCCTGCTGGTCAAGGCCGTCATCGGGCTGCGGGTCCCGGCCGAGGCCGAGGATGCGGGCGTCGACGAGTCGGAACACGCTGAAGGCGGCTACGAGCTGGCCGGATTCGCCGTCAGCCGCGTGGCGGCGCAGCAACCCGGCGGTGCGGAGCCCGCCCCGGTCTCGACGAGGCAGGACCCGACACAGCCGCAGCAGGCGTTCGAGGGGAGTAAGCAGTGA
- a CDS encoding P-II family nitrogen regulator: MKLVTAIVKPATLGAIRAGLDRLGVLGMTVGEVRGYGRQKGHTEVYRGAGVSIDYVPKVRIDVLTETSIVDAVVDTIVETARSGAIGDGKVWVTPVESVVRVRTGERDSDAL, translated from the coding sequence GTGAAGTTGGTGACCGCGATCGTCAAGCCCGCCACCCTGGGCGCGATCCGCGCAGGCCTGGACCGGCTCGGCGTGCTGGGCATGACCGTGGGCGAGGTCCGGGGCTATGGCAGGCAGAAGGGGCACACCGAGGTCTACCGGGGCGCCGGGGTGTCGATCGACTACGTGCCCAAGGTCCGCATCGACGTGCTGACCGAGACGTCGATCGTCGACGCCGTGGTCGACACCATCGTGGAGACCGCGCGTAGCGGCGCGATCGGCGACGGCAAGGTCTGGGTGACCCCGGTCGAGTCCGTCGTCCGGGTGCGGACCGGGGAACGCGACAGCGACGCCCTCTAG
- a CDS encoding DUF2382 domain-containing protein → MTSGIQDIKRLPGRTVYGADGIKIGKIAQVWLDGPSGEPSWISVHTGLFGMRESFVPVAGMRRTDEGDVEVRYNREQVHEAPQVAPDQGELPIEDESRLYDYYGLPSQRQSTESLSTDRSSTLSGGDVESTDGFGQNRSAEGAAGAAGLAGLAGTARRPDTSAEARAGQQRAASTYPEMLEAEKRAADASSVPTPTSSTDEIPGAPGPPRRSAQSGGTPGTRQADRGEAITRCEEQLSVHAEQVETGRAWLRKYVVTEEVQIKVPLKRERVRMETEPITAADRDAAAGADLRIHEEQREVVLHEERAVVERRTVPVERVRLTTETTTEEQTITDRVRKERFEFNDGQDHGNRPA, encoded by the coding sequence ATGACCAGTGGCATACAGGACATCAAGAGATTGCCCGGCCGCACCGTCTACGGTGCGGACGGAATCAAGATCGGCAAGATCGCTCAGGTCTGGCTGGACGGGCCGTCGGGAGAACCATCCTGGATCTCCGTGCACACCGGACTGTTCGGGATGCGCGAGAGCTTCGTTCCCGTGGCGGGCATGCGCCGTACCGATGAGGGCGACGTCGAGGTCCGGTACAACCGCGAGCAGGTCCACGAGGCCCCGCAGGTGGCGCCGGATCAGGGCGAGCTGCCCATCGAGGACGAGAGCAGGCTCTACGACTACTACGGCCTGCCCAGCCAGCGGCAGAGCACCGAGAGCCTGAGCACCGACCGGTCCTCGACGCTGTCCGGCGGCGACGTGGAGTCGACCGACGGGTTCGGGCAGAACCGATCGGCGGAAGGTGCGGCGGGGGCCGCCGGACTGGCCGGGCTAGCGGGAACCGCCCGGCGGCCGGACACCTCGGCCGAGGCACGAGCAGGTCAGCAACGGGCGGCGAGCACCTATCCCGAGATGTTGGAGGCCGAGAAGCGGGCGGCGGACGCGTCGTCGGTCCCGACGCCGACCTCGTCCACCGACGAGATCCCGGGCGCCCCCGGCCCACCCCGACGCTCCGCGCAGTCGGGCGGGACACCGGGCACCCGGCAGGCGGATCGAGGCGAGGCGATCACCCGCTGCGAGGAGCAGCTCAGCGTGCACGCCGAACAGGTCGAGACCGGCCGCGCGTGGCTACGCAAGTACGTGGTCACCGAGGAGGTGCAGATCAAGGTGCCGCTCAAGCGCGAGCGGGTCCGGATGGAGACCGAACCCATCACCGCCGCCGATCGCGATGCCGCCGCCGGTGCCGACCTGCGGATTCACGAGGAACAGCGCGAGGTGGTCCTGCATGAGGAACGCGCGGTCGTGGAGCGTCGGACGGTGCCCGTCGAACGGGTCCGGCTGACGACCGAGACGACGACCGAGGAGCAGACGATCACCGACCGGGTGCGCAAGGAGCGTTTCGAGTTCAACGATGGCCAAGACCACGGTAACCGGCCCGCCTGA
- a CDS encoding DUF6343 family protein, whose amino-acid sequence MSDSARESARGARHRRTRADYERGLYDYHDPTAGVGGAAPTRSALTLRLWLAGFGLVFCTVAAVVCFRAELVAFGVVLVVLAVIAAVDLMWVAHRKRRGEPG is encoded by the coding sequence ATGTCTGATTCGGCCCGAGAATCGGCCCGAGGAGCCCGACACCGGCGCACCAGGGCCGATTACGAACGTGGCCTGTACGACTACCACGATCCGACGGCGGGTGTCGGCGGCGCGGCACCGACCAGAAGCGCGCTGACCCTCCGGCTGTGGCTTGCGGGCTTCGGACTGGTGTTCTGCACCGTGGCCGCTGTGGTGTGCTTCCGGGCCGAACTGGTGGCCTTCGGCGTGGTACTCGTGGTGCTGGCCGTCATCGCCGCCGTGGATCTGATGTGGGTGGCACATCGCAAGCGACGCGGCGAGCCCGGCTGA
- a CDS encoding dihydrolipoyl dehydrogenase family protein has product MEDQTEFDVIVIGGGPVGENVASRAVQGGLRAVIVEADLLGGECSYWACMPSKALLRPGTALAAARRVAGAKEAVTGELAAAEVLASRDAIASDWKDDGQVSWAEGAGITVVRGTGRIVGPRLVQVRDADGEREIQATHAVVVCTGSAPKTPPVAGIDQVRTWTSRDATSARSVPRRLAVLGGGPVGVELAQAWARLGSKVTLINNAPRLLANFEGFAGDLVADGLREDGVDVLLDTTLERVSAEGGGIALRTAEGGRIKVDELLVATGRSPATNEIGVETVGLTPGQPLQVDDSGQVTGVDGGWLYAAGDVTGRAPLTHQGKYAARVVGDVIAGRAAGSAEAREASPWSRFAATADHTAVPQVVFTDPEVAAVGYTSASARKAGLNVRVVELDIAVAGSTLHAGGYRGRTTMIVDEDRRVLVGVTFAGYDVAELLHAATIAIVGEVPIDRLWHAVPAYPTISEIWLRLLEEYGL; this is encoded by the coding sequence ATCGAAGACCAGACCGAATTCGACGTCATCGTGATCGGTGGCGGACCAGTCGGCGAGAACGTCGCCTCCCGCGCCGTCCAGGGTGGACTGCGGGCGGTGATCGTCGAGGCCGACCTGCTGGGCGGCGAATGCTCCTACTGGGCCTGCATGCCGAGCAAGGCACTGCTGCGGCCCGGCACCGCGCTCGCCGCCGCCCGGCGCGTCGCCGGGGCCAAGGAGGCGGTGACCGGCGAACTGGCTGCCGCCGAGGTGCTGGCCAGCCGGGACGCCATCGCCTCCGATTGGAAGGACGACGGGCAGGTGAGCTGGGCCGAGGGCGCCGGAATCACCGTGGTGCGCGGCACCGGCCGCATCGTCGGACCGCGCCTGGTGCAGGTGCGGGATGCCGACGGCGAACGGGAGATCCAGGCGACGCACGCGGTGGTGGTCTGTACCGGCAGCGCACCCAAGACCCCGCCGGTCGCCGGGATCGACCAGGTGCGGACCTGGACCTCGCGGGATGCGACCTCCGCCCGGTCGGTTCCCCGCAGGCTCGCCGTGCTCGGCGGCGGCCCGGTCGGCGTCGAGCTGGCCCAAGCCTGGGCGCGCCTCGGTTCCAAGGTCACCCTGATCAACAACGCGCCGCGACTGCTCGCCAACTTCGAGGGCTTCGCGGGTGATCTGGTGGCCGACGGCCTCCGGGAGGACGGCGTCGACGTCCTGCTGGACACCACCCTGGAACGGGTCTCGGCCGAGGGCGGCGGCATCGCGTTGCGGACTGCGGAGGGCGGTCGCATCAAGGTCGACGAACTGCTCGTGGCCACCGGCCGCAGCCCGGCCACCAACGAGATCGGCGTCGAGACCGTCGGACTGACCCCCGGGCAGCCGTTGCAGGTCGACGATTCCGGGCAGGTCACCGGCGTCGACGGCGGCTGGTTGTACGCGGCGGGCGACGTGACCGGCCGGGCACCACTCACCCACCAGGGCAAGTACGCCGCTCGGGTGGTCGGCGACGTCATCGCCGGCCGGGCGGCCGGTTCTGCGGAGGCCCGCGAGGCGTCGCCGTGGAGCCGCTTCGCCGCGACCGCGGACCACACCGCCGTTCCGCAGGTGGTCTTCACCGACCCGGAGGTCGCCGCGGTCGGCTACACCTCGGCATCGGCCCGCAAGGCGGGATTGAACGTCCGGGTCGTCGAGTTGGACATCGCCGTCGCGGGTTCGACGCTGCACGCAGGCGGATACCGAGGCCGAACCACGATGATCGTCGACGAGGACCGTCGCGTCCTGGTGGGCGTCACCTTCGCCGGTTACGACGTGGCGGAGTTGTTGCACGCCGCGACCATCGCCATCGTCGGCGAGGTGCCGATCGATCGGCTGTGGCACGCGGTGCCCGCATACCCCACGATCAGCGAGATCTGGCTGCGGTTGCTGGAGGAATACGGGCTCTGA
- a CDS encoding DUF3145 domain-containing protein, whose protein sequence is MSTDGSTSGVVYVHSSPSAVCPHVEWAISAAVGTRVGLQWTAQPIAAGQLRAECNWSGEAGTAIRLVSELRAWPMIRFEVTEAPSHGVDGERFCHVPGLGLWRARTSANGDIVVNENQLRSLLAADIGRETVAHRLGELLGEAWDEALEPFRLAGDGAPVTWLHQVG, encoded by the coding sequence GTGAGCACCGATGGCAGCACCAGCGGCGTCGTCTACGTCCACTCGTCGCCTTCCGCAGTCTGCCCGCACGTCGAATGGGCGATCTCGGCGGCGGTGGGTACCAGGGTCGGTCTCCAATGGACGGCCCAGCCGATTGCGGCCGGTCAACTGCGCGCCGAATGCAACTGGTCGGGCGAGGCGGGTACCGCGATCCGGCTGGTCTCCGAGCTGCGTGCCTGGCCGATGATCCGCTTCGAGGTCACCGAGGCTCCAAGCCACGGCGTGGATGGCGAACGGTTCTGTCACGTTCCGGGCCTCGGTCTCTGGCGGGCCAGGACCAGCGCCAACGGCGACATCGTCGTCAACGAGAACCAGCTCCGGTCACTGCTCGCCGCCGATATCGGCCGCGAGACGGTGGCGCATCGGCTCGGCGAGTTGTTGGGCGAGGCTTGGGACGAGGCACTCGAACCCTTTCGCCTCGCAGGCGACGGCGCTCCGGTCACCTGGCTGCATCAGGTCGGCTGA
- a CDS encoding beta-ketoacyl-[acyl-carrier-protein] synthase family protein codes for MTEHDVVVTGLGATTPLGGDVASTWDAMLAGRNGVRSIDADWPEKYELPARIAASLAVEPTEVLPRVQARRLDRCEQVSIIAAREAWADAGTPEVDPERLAVVVGTGIGGAITLLDQDDLLEQKGLRKVSPLTIPMLMPNGPAAVVGLELGSQGGVHAPVSACASGAEALAWGWRMLKAGEVDVVVAGGAEAVIHSLPVAGFAQMRALSTRNDEPERASRPFDTDRDGFVLGEGAGIMVLERAEYAAARGARIYGRLAGVGTSADAHHITAPEPSGRGQATAIRKALRSAGLSASDVDHVNAHATSTPVGDVAEAASIRLSIGDHPVVNAPKSAMGHLLGAAGAVESIIALLSLYHGVVPHTQNLEKLDPAVELDVVADAPRKGNFSVALNDAFGFGGHNVALAFTSESPSL; via the coding sequence GTGACCGAACACGACGTAGTCGTCACCGGGCTCGGCGCGACGACACCGCTCGGCGGTGACGTCGCGTCCACCTGGGACGCAATGCTCGCCGGACGCAACGGTGTCCGGTCCATCGACGCGGACTGGCCGGAGAAGTACGAGCTGCCCGCCCGCATCGCCGCCTCTCTCGCGGTGGAGCCCACCGAGGTGCTCCCCCGGGTCCAGGCCCGCAGGCTGGATCGCTGCGAACAGGTCTCGATCATCGCGGCCAGGGAAGCCTGGGCGGATGCCGGAACCCCCGAGGTCGACCCGGAACGGCTGGCCGTCGTCGTCGGTACCGGTATCGGCGGTGCGATCACGCTGCTCGATCAGGACGACCTGCTCGAGCAGAAGGGCCTCCGCAAGGTCTCACCACTGACCATCCCCATGCTGATGCCCAACGGCCCGGCGGCCGTCGTCGGTCTGGAGCTCGGTTCGCAGGGCGGCGTGCACGCGCCGGTCTCGGCCTGTGCCTCCGGCGCCGAGGCACTCGCCTGGGGCTGGCGGATGCTCAAGGCGGGCGAGGTCGACGTGGTGGTGGCGGGTGGCGCCGAAGCGGTGATCCACTCGCTGCCGGTCGCAGGCTTCGCACAGATGCGTGCGTTGTCCACCCGCAACGACGAGCCGGAACGCGCCTCGCGGCCGTTCGACACCGATCGGGACGGATTCGTCCTCGGTGAGGGCGCCGGGATCATGGTGCTGGAGCGGGCCGAGTACGCGGCGGCTCGAGGGGCACGGATCTACGGCAGGCTCGCCGGCGTGGGCACCAGTGCCGACGCACACCACATCACCGCCCCGGAACCCAGTGGCCGAGGTCAGGCCACGGCGATCCGCAAGGCGCTCCGGTCGGCGGGGCTGTCGGCATCCGACGTCGATCACGTCAACGCACACGCGACCTCGACCCCGGTCGGTGACGTGGCGGAGGCGGCCTCGATTCGGTTGTCCATCGGGGACCACCCGGTCGTCAACGCTCCCAAGTCGGCCATGGGCCATCTGCTCGGGGCTGCGGGCGCGGTCGAATCGATCATCGCGCTGCTGTCGCTGTACCACGGAGTGGTGCCGCACACGCAGAACCTCGAGAAGCTGGATCCGGCGGTGGAGTTGGACGTCGTCGCCGACGCGCCTCGCAAGGGCAACTTCTCGGTGGCGTTGAACGACGCCTTCGGATTCGGCGGTCACAACGTCGCGCTCGCCTTCACCAGCGAGAGCCCCAGCCTGTAA
- a CDS encoding acyl carrier protein yields the protein MSNNEKTASNNETVDVAEGLAAIVEEVAGVEAAEVTPDKSFIDDLDIDSLSMVEIAVQAEDKFGVKIPDDELANLKTVGDAVKYIDDNK from the coding sequence GTGTCGAACAACGAGAAGACCGCCTCGAACAACGAAACAGTCGATGTCGCCGAGGGTCTCGCCGCGATCGTCGAAGAGGTCGCGGGTGTCGAGGCAGCCGAGGTCACCCCGGACAAGTCCTTCATCGACGACCTCGACATCGACTCGCTGTCGATGGTGGAGATCGCCGTCCAGGCCGAGGACAAGTTCGGCGTCAAGATCCCTGACGACGAGCTGGCCAACCTCAAGACCGTGGGCGACGCGGTGAAGTACATCGACGACAACAAGTGA
- a CDS encoding beta-ketoacyl-ACP synthase III: protein MSAQRPRLTLRTGPENTRILGLGSALGNRVVTNHDLAETIDTSDEWIRERVGIVSRRLADPEQSLVSMGIEAGAKAVADSGLAAAEIDALVFATCTMPGPIPNAAAQTAAAIGINAGAAFDLNAACAGFSYALGTASDLIRGGSAKRVLVVGGERFTDWVDWTDRANAIIFADGAGAAVVGPADEPGIGPVAWGSAGDLAQTIHLRDNRYIYQEGQSVFRWATTQIAPVAEQAVQAAGLQLSDIDALIPHQANLRIVESIAKRLRSKGAREDMVVARDIVHTGNTSAGSIPIALDHMRSAGEISHGDVLLLIGFGAGLSYAGQVVVCP from the coding sequence ATGAGCGCCCAACGGCCCCGTCTCACGCTGCGCACCGGCCCGGAGAACACCAGAATCCTCGGCCTCGGGAGCGCGCTGGGAAATCGGGTGGTCACCAACCACGATCTCGCCGAGACGATCGACACCAGCGACGAGTGGATCCGGGAGCGGGTCGGCATCGTGAGTCGGCGGCTGGCCGATCCGGAGCAGTCGTTGGTGAGCATGGGCATCGAGGCAGGCGCCAAGGCGGTCGCCGATTCGGGGTTAGCAGCCGCCGAGATCGACGCTCTGGTCTTCGCGACCTGCACGATGCCCGGTCCGATCCCCAACGCCGCGGCACAGACCGCCGCCGCGATCGGGATCAACGCGGGCGCTGCCTTCGACCTCAACGCGGCCTGCGCCGGATTCAGTTACGCCCTGGGGACCGCGTCCGACCTGATCCGAGGCGGTTCGGCCAAGCGGGTGCTGGTGGTCGGCGGGGAACGCTTCACCGACTGGGTCGACTGGACCGACCGGGCGAACGCGATCATCTTCGCCGACGGTGCGGGCGCGGCCGTGGTGGGACCGGCCGACGAGCCCGGCATCGGGCCGGTGGCCTGGGGCAGCGCGGGCGATCTCGCGCAGACCATCCACCTCCGCGACAACCGCTACATCTACCAGGAGGGCCAGTCCGTCTTCCGCTGGGCAACCACCCAGATCGCGCCGGTCGCCGAACAGGCGGTGCAGGCTGCGGGCCTACAGCTGTCCGATATCGATGCGCTGATCCCGCATCAGGCGAACCTGCGCATCGTCGAGTCGATCGCCAAGCGGCTCCGCTCCAAGGGCGCGCGCGAGGACATGGTGGTCGCCAGGGACATCGTGCACACCGGCAACACCTCGGCCGGATCCATCCCGATCGCGCTTGATCACATGCGCTCCGCCGGGGAGATCTCGCACGGCGACGTGCTCCTGCTGATCGGTTTCGGTGCAGGACTGTCGTACGCGGGACAGGTGGTGGTGTGCCCTTGA